Within Gemmatimonadetes bacterium SCN 70-22, the genomic segment GGCGCGGGCGCTCCTGAGGCGCGGGCGCCCCTGAGGCGCGGGCGCCCCTGAGGCGCGGGCGCCCCTGAGGCGCGGGCGCCCCTGCGGCGCGGGCGCCCCTGCGGCGCGGGCGCCCCTGCGGCGCGGGCGCCCGCGCCAGGCACTTGTCCCCTAGTCGGCGTACAGTGCACCCGCCATCGGGGCGAGCTTCGCCGTGAAGTGACGCAGCGCCGGCGGCTGCTCCACGATCCGCATCCCACGGATGGCGTGCGCGCGCTGCCGCAGGTAGCGCAAGACCTCCGCCAGGTAGTCCACGTGGCTCTGGGTGTACACCCGGCGCGGGAAGGCGAGGCGCAGCAGTTCCATCCGCGACGGCTGCTCGCTCCCGTCGGGTTGGAGCCCGAACATCACGCTCCCGATCTCGGCCGCCCGCACGCCTCCTTCGAGGTAGAGCGCACACGAGAGCGCCCAGGCCGGGTATTGCAGCTGCGGGATGTGCGGGAGCATCCGCCGGGCATCGAGATAGAGGGCATGCCCCCCTGGCGGGACGAGCATCGGGACGTCGGCCGCTTGCAGCTTCTCGGCCAGGTACTCCACCGAGCGAATCCGGTAGCGCAGGTAGTCTTCCTCGAGCACTTCCTGCAGCCCCACGGCGATCGCCTCGAGGTCATAGCCCGCGAGCCCACCGTACGTGGGAAATCCCTCGGTGAGGATCAGGTTGTTGCGACACCGGGCGGCGACCGCATCGTCGTTGAGCGCGAGGAAGCCGCCGATGTTGGCCAGGCCGTCCTTCTTGGCGCTCATCGTGCAGCCATCCACGTAGGTGAACATCTCGCGCGCGATCTCGGCGGGCGTTCGCTCGGCGTACCCCGGCTCGCGCAGCTTGATGAACCAGGCGTTCTCGGCGAAGCGACAGGCATCGAGGAAGAACGGGACGTGGTGGCGCACGCAGATCTCGTGCACCCCCCGGATGTTCGCCATGCTCACCGGCTGCCCCCCGCCGGAGTTGTTCGTGACGGTGAGCATGACCAGCGGGACGCGCCCCGCATGCTCGCGCAGGGTGCGCTCCAGGGCGTCGAGGTCCATGTTCCCCTTGAAGGGGTGCACCAGCTCGGGGTCGCGCCCCTCCACACACGGAAGGTCGAGCGCGATGGCCCCGCGATCCTCCACGTTCGCGCGCGTGGTATCGAAGTGGGTGTTGTTGGGGACGACGTCCCCCGCCTTGACCATCGCGCCGAACAGGATGCGCTCGGCGGCTCGCCCCTGGTGCGTGGGAAGGACGTGCGCCTTGTGCGTGATCTCGGTAACGGCGTCGCGGAAGCGATGGTACGAGCGGGCCCCGGCATAGGACTCGTCGCTTTGCATCATGGCGGCCCACTGGTTGGCCGACATGGCCCCCGTCCCCGAATCGGTCAGGAGGTCGATGAGGACATCGCGGGCGTCGAGGCGGAAGACGTTGTAGTGCGCCGCCTCGAGGGCGGCGGCACGCTGTTCGCGCGTCGTCTGCCGAATGGGCTCCACCGTGCGGACGCGAAAGGGCTCGATGATGATGTGGGTAAACATGGGCGTGAAACTGTCCGACGCCTCCGACTCGCGCGTGAGGGTGTCCCCCGCATATCATGTAGGGGATGACCATCATTTCGTCTTCTCCCGCCTCATCACGTCCGCTCCCGATCCCGCGGCGGACCGTGGCCATCGTCCTCTTCGATGAGGTCGAGGTGCTCGACTTCGCCGGACCGTTCGAGGTCTTCTCCGTCTGCGGGCGACGGGCGCAACTGGATCCGTTCGACGTGTTCACCGTGTCGGAGCGCGGCCAGACGATCCGGGCGCGCAACGGCCTCGTGGTGACGCCGCTGCACTCGTTCGCGAGCGCGCCGACGCCCGACATCCTCGTGGTCCCCGGCGGCTTCGGCACGCGTCGCGAAATGAAGAACCCGGTGATGCTGGAATGGGTGGCGCGCGTCGGTGGCGCGAGCGAATTCCTGCTGTCGGTGTGCACGGGGGCCCTGGTGCTGGCCTGCGCCGGGCGACTGGAGGGGATGGAGGCGACGACGCACCATCTCGCCTTCGACGAGCTGCGCGCCGTGGCGCCGCGGACCACCGTGCGCGAGGGGGCACGGATCGTCGACAACGGACGCGTGATCCTGTCATCGGGGGTCAGCGCGGGAATCGACATGTCGCTGCATGTCGTCGCCCGCCTGCTTGGCGAAGACCTGGCGTTGGAGACGGCGCGGTACATGGAGTACGAGGGCGACTGGCACCGCGTGAACCGCCAGGGCTGAGCCCGAGGGCCCGAGCCGCGTCGCATGGGAAGCGCCGCGCCGGACGACATGCGGTGAACCTCGCGCCGTGGGCGGCGGCGTGGGCCGGATCGCGTGACAACGGACGTCCCAAGCCTTAGCCTTTCGGCGTCTCCCACCCTCCTTCGCCCATGTCGTCCCTCGTCGCCCGCATGTCGTCATCTCGCGTGCCGCCCACGCGCCCTGTGTCTCGCGTCGTCCTCGCCGAGGCGAGTGTCGCCATCGTGACCCTCGCGTTGCTGGCCACGCCATTCTCGCTCGGCGCGCAGCAGGGCGGCGACTTCAGCACGCTGCGAGCGCGCACCATCGGTCCGGCCAACATGAGCGGGCGGATCGTCGACATCGCCGTCAACGAAACGGATTCGTACGAGTTCTATGCCGCCAGTGCAACGGGCGGCGTCTGGAAGACGCGCGACAACGGCGTCACCTGGAAACCGGTCTTCGAGCGCGAACGGGTGCATTCCGTCGGTGCCATCACTGTGGACCAGCGCGACCCGCGCATCGTCTGGATCGGGACGGGTGAGGCGACGAACCGGCAGAGCTCGGGGTGGGGAGACGGCGTCTACAAGTCGACCGACGGCGGCGACACGTGGACGAACGTCGGGCTGCGCGACAGCAAGCACATCGCCCGCATCGCGATCGACCCCACCAACTCCGACGTGGTGTACGTCGCTGTTCCCGGGCATCTGTGGGGGCCCAACCCGGAGCGCGGGCTCTACAAATCCACAGACGGCGGGAAGAGCTGGGCCCTCGTGCTCGCGAAGGACGAGGATACAGGGGCCGTCGACGTGGCGATCGATCCATCGGATCCGAACATCGTCTACGCCGCCCTGTACCAGCGCCGCCGAGCCCCCTTCGGCTTCGTGGGAGGGGGCCCGGGGAGCGGGCTGTACAAGAGCACCGACGCGGGACGCACCTGGCAGAAGCTGGAACACGGGCTCCCCACGGGGATCGTCGGGCGCATCGGGATCTCGATCTATCGCAAGGATCCGCGCATCGTCTACATCTCGCTCGAGCAAGGCGAGCGATACACGTCGTCCGTCTCCTACGCGAAGCGCGCGGGGGGCGTCTTCCGCTCCGAGGACAAGGGGGCGTCGTGGCGGCACATGAGCGACTGGAACCCGCGCCCCGCCTACTCCTCGCAGATTCGTGTCGATCCCTCCGACCAGAGCCGCATCTACATGGTGCAGTACTCGGTGAGCGACGACAGCGGCAAGACCTTCGTGGAACCGCGGCAGTCGTTGCACGGCGACGACCGCGTGGTCTGGGTCGATCCCAAGGATTCGCGCCATCTCATCAAGGGCGACGACGGTGGTGTCGGGATCAGCTACGACCGCGGGACCAGGTGGCTGTACGTCTCCTCGCTCCCGGTCTCGCAGTTCTACCACGTCTCGGCCAGCA encodes:
- a CDS encoding tyrosine phenol-lyase, whose amino-acid sequence is MFTHIIIEPFRVRTVEPIRQTTREQRAAALEAAHYNVFRLDARDVLIDLLTDSGTGAMSANQWAAMMQSDESYAGARSYHRFRDAVTEITHKAHVLPTHQGRAAERILFGAMVKAGDVVPNNTHFDTTRANVEDRGAIALDLPCVEGRDPELVHPFKGNMDLDALERTLREHAGRVPLVMLTVTNNSGGGQPVSMANIRGVHEICVRHHVPFFLDACRFAENAWFIKLREPGYAERTPAEIAREMFTYVDGCTMSAKKDGLANIGGFLALNDDAVAARCRNNLILTEGFPTYGGLAGYDLEAIAVGLQEVLEEDYLRYRIRSVEYLAEKLQAADVPMLVPPGGHALYLDARRMLPHIPQLQYPAWALSCALYLEGGVRAAEIGSVMFGLQPDGSEQPSRMELLRLAFPRRVYTQSHVDYLAEVLRYLRQRAHAIRGMRIVEQPPALRHFTAKLAPMAGALYAD
- a CDS encoding AraC family transcriptional regulator; translated protein: MTIISSSPASSRPLPIPRRTVAIVLFDEVEVLDFAGPFEVFSVCGRRAQLDPFDVFTVSERGQTIRARNGLVVTPLHSFASAPTPDILVVPGGFGTRREMKNPVMLEWVARVGGASEFLLSVCTGALVLACAGRLEGMEATTHHLAFDELRAVAPRTTVREGARIVDNGRVILSSGVSAGIDMSLHVVARLLGEDLALETARYMEYEGDWHRVNRQG